A region from the Manihot esculenta cultivar AM560-2 chromosome 13, M.esculenta_v8, whole genome shotgun sequence genome encodes:
- the LOC110629259 gene encoding uncharacterized protein LOC110629259: MGFSEAEKSCKDHPSHNKKQGVCPSCLRERLSQLHMVVSREKESVADMAAGPYSSSNSISSAHHHHHRHRPLRNMSEKGLITFRVSAGNGLKKSRSVAFVSRNSVAGEVKHGSSEKINKKKGFWSKLLDLKGGKMAV; this comes from the coding sequence atggGTTTCTCAGAGGCagagaaatcatgcaaagatcaTCCATCTCACAATAAAAAACAAGGTGTTTGTCCATCATGTCTAAGAGAAAGATTATCTCAACTTCATATGGTTGTTTCCAGGGAAAAAGAATCAGTAGCAGACATGGCCGCCGGACCTTATTCATCTTCGAACAGCATATCCTcagctcatcatcatcatcatcgtcatcGTCCTCTACGAAACATGTCTGAAAAGGGTTTGATAACTTTCAGGGTGAGTGCAGGAAACGGGTTGAAGAAAAGCAGATCGGTTGCTTTTGTATCAAGAAACAGCGTTGCCGGAGAGGTGAAGCATGGGTCATCGGAGAAGATCAATAAGAAGAAAGGGTTTTGGTCAAAGTTGCTCGATTTGAAAGGAGGAAAGATGGCCGTTTAA